The following are from one region of the Arthrobacter sp. TMP15 genome:
- the purF gene encoding amidophosphoribosyltransferase, translating into MARGDGKLSHDLLPGEKGPQDACGVLGIWAPGEEVAKLTYYGLYSLQHRGQESAGIATSDGKRISVYKDMGLVSQVFDESTLNTLTGHMAVGHCRYSTTGAANWANAQPTLGATGSGTVALAHNGNLTNSAELHEMVIAKYGVPTSGEMAQGNTTDTALVTTLLQGDEGRSLEDTAMELLPKIHGAFSFVFMDEHTLYAARDPHGVRPLVLGRLDSGWVVASEGAALSTIGATFIREIEPGEFIAIDEDGVRAQRFAPATPAGCVFEYVYLARPDATIAGRSVYESRVEMGRQLARENHAEADLVIPVPESGTPAAIGYAEESGIPFAHGFVKNAYVGRTFIQPSETLRKLGIRLKLSALESVIRGKRIIVVDDSIVRGNTQRAVVRMLKEAGAAEIHVKISSPPVRWPCFYGIDFASRAELIANGAAIDEIAKSIGANSLEYISEDGMINATQQPRERLCTACFTGTYPIELPSSDRLGKNLLERTAAGNSTPSTGCDPGPDSEMESILSEQDRAVSNGS; encoded by the coding sequence GTGGCACGCGGAGACGGAAAATTATCCCATGATCTTTTACCCGGCGAAAAGGGACCTCAGGACGCTTGCGGCGTTCTGGGCATCTGGGCACCCGGTGAAGAGGTTGCAAAACTAACCTATTACGGACTGTATTCACTACAGCACCGCGGTCAGGAATCTGCTGGTATCGCTACAAGCGATGGCAAGCGGATCAGTGTGTACAAGGACATGGGTCTGGTATCCCAAGTCTTTGATGAATCCACGCTGAACACCCTGACCGGGCACATGGCCGTGGGCCACTGTCGGTATTCCACAACGGGAGCCGCCAACTGGGCCAATGCCCAACCCACTCTGGGCGCAACAGGCAGCGGCACAGTCGCACTGGCGCACAACGGCAATCTCACCAACTCAGCGGAACTGCATGAGATGGTCATTGCCAAGTACGGTGTCCCAACCTCTGGGGAAATGGCCCAAGGCAACACCACAGACACTGCTCTTGTTACCACCTTGCTGCAAGGCGATGAGGGCCGCTCCCTGGAAGACACAGCCATGGAGTTGCTACCCAAAATCCATGGTGCCTTTAGTTTCGTCTTCATGGACGAACATACGCTATACGCAGCCCGCGACCCCCATGGTGTGCGCCCGTTGGTACTCGGCCGCCTGGACAGTGGCTGGGTTGTTGCCTCTGAAGGCGCAGCGCTAAGCACCATCGGCGCTACTTTCATCCGTGAAATTGAACCCGGCGAATTCATTGCTATCGATGAAGACGGTGTCCGCGCACAGCGGTTTGCCCCGGCAACACCGGCCGGTTGTGTCTTTGAATACGTTTACCTGGCCCGCCCGGACGCCACCATTGCTGGCCGCTCAGTCTACGAATCCCGCGTGGAGATGGGACGTCAACTTGCACGTGAAAACCACGCAGAGGCCGATCTTGTCATCCCCGTCCCGGAGTCAGGCACCCCGGCGGCAATTGGCTACGCCGAGGAATCGGGCATCCCTTTCGCTCACGGATTCGTCAAAAATGCCTATGTTGGCCGTACTTTCATCCAGCCCAGCGAAACCTTGCGCAAACTCGGGATTAGGCTCAAACTCAGTGCCCTTGAATCGGTAATCCGCGGCAAACGCATCATTGTTGTGGATGATTCCATTGTCCGTGGCAACACTCAGCGAGCCGTTGTCCGCATGCTTAAGGAAGCCGGCGCAGCAGAAATCCATGTCAAGATTTCTTCCCCCCCAGTACGCTGGCCATGCTTCTACGGGATTGATTTTGCTTCACGCGCTGAGCTGATCGCCAACGGCGCCGCAATAGATGAGATCGCCAAATCAATCGGCGCCAATTCCCTGGAGTACATCTCCGAGGACGGCATGATCAACGCCACGCAGCAGCCGCGCGAACGCTTATGCACGGCCTGCTTCACTGGCACGTACCCCATTGAACTTCCCAGCAGCGACCGCCTAGGCAAAAATTTGCTTGAACGTACAGCAGCCGGCAATTCCACCCCCTCCACCGGATGCGACCCCGGCCCCGACTCGGAAATGGAATCCATCCTGTCCGAGCAAGACCGCGCCGTATCCAACGGTTCCTAA
- a CDS encoding helix-turn-helix transcriptional regulator, which produces MAVFPLAHTTVDTVPALLELLSQKGFTLAPHVASALFTDLSSDIDAVLEVAGFLTPSQLSGHCALPDPLPLLPGLLARVGAVGGELDAEERAGLLAAAICVEDRTEVLLEQQQVTMNELIATRLGTHLLFVAGHFSFVDPRMRVWVHGSATLAERTTEHVQMQRAYTALGDTDKATWHESLATLEGDNLLVPALLRLSRKANAADNAVWAHAIAREASSHALGAEFFESQLCAGVAALNLGLVEDAANWLGGAMSSPDVLVAARALPPFVHAESLLAGEVPIVALARHSDSFLKRAEALEAADSATVARQVAKATGLAAGLCAARGTHEEAARLLDEAERLAEEHNVDGLPLCAARLWCATFGGPAVEPEYACRCRQCLDGLPDFSDARVVMDALTLGLDDDAYAGLRLLHDGPESGRSVSGGNRGSEVRWAPTPLGLAYGAVVAALLQLWLGDVSRAAAELRRAAVSVPVGLPFFGLGVIVARRLDVLTTGEVGTLAHAMEASYPAASSAFIRTGDLMDRTLSAYLDGRVEEASTLGRLAAQRALRGAASPLYVPGFDEMAPRGSATADEQGQTHNGGVAPGPRMPSGHRRASSARVALCSTDNSRFAKDYEYAEGVSVMLRSHYERARTEFVIGRACLLHSTVAMAREHLVVAADLFREVGAMAWLRCVENTLSSLPPPDGHLAARVMGPGVATEKETSDEDAGPRKAMSSTTAQDQLHRRPGNFAAPAKALKEYDDGPLQRCRQEWGEVLTERELEVAMLVVDGAPNRQVAAQLHVSVRTVEVHLGHVFTKLDVRSRVELSVLAHRMGSEWHQVDT; this is translated from the coding sequence GTGGCGGTTTTCCCTTTGGCCCATACAACGGTGGACACAGTCCCTGCATTGCTGGAGCTCCTTTCCCAGAAGGGGTTTACCTTGGCTCCCCATGTTGCATCGGCCTTGTTCACGGATTTGTCCTCCGACATTGACGCGGTGCTTGAAGTGGCAGGATTCCTCACCCCTTCCCAACTCTCGGGGCACTGCGCGCTCCCTGACCCTTTGCCTTTGCTGCCGGGTCTTCTGGCACGTGTAGGAGCCGTCGGTGGAGAACTCGACGCCGAAGAGCGAGCTGGTCTGCTGGCTGCAGCAATCTGCGTTGAGGATCGGACCGAAGTACTGCTGGAGCAACAGCAGGTCACCATGAACGAACTCATAGCCACCCGTTTGGGCACCCACCTGCTCTTCGTAGCAGGACACTTTTCCTTTGTTGATCCACGCATGCGCGTATGGGTCCACGGGTCAGCTACATTGGCTGAGCGGACAACGGAACATGTTCAAATGCAGCGCGCCTATACCGCCCTGGGTGACACGGATAAGGCCACTTGGCACGAGTCCTTGGCAACCCTTGAGGGTGATAACTTGCTTGTCCCGGCTCTGCTTAGGCTCTCACGCAAAGCGAATGCTGCCGACAACGCCGTCTGGGCACATGCCATTGCTCGCGAAGCTTCCAGCCATGCTCTTGGTGCAGAATTTTTTGAATCGCAGCTGTGTGCTGGCGTGGCCGCACTCAACCTTGGGTTAGTGGAAGATGCAGCCAATTGGCTTGGCGGGGCAATGTCTTCCCCGGATGTGTTGGTGGCTGCACGGGCGCTGCCGCCGTTTGTTCATGCCGAGTCACTCCTGGCAGGGGAGGTACCTATTGTGGCTCTGGCCCGCCATAGTGATTCCTTTCTCAAAAGAGCAGAGGCGCTGGAAGCCGCGGACTCCGCCACGGTTGCCCGCCAAGTTGCCAAGGCCACGGGTCTGGCAGCTGGCCTGTGTGCGGCACGGGGCACGCATGAAGAAGCCGCACGGCTACTCGATGAGGCAGAACGGCTTGCGGAAGAACATAACGTTGACGGGTTGCCGCTATGCGCAGCGCGACTCTGGTGTGCCACCTTCGGAGGTCCCGCCGTCGAGCCTGAATATGCCTGCCGGTGTCGCCAATGCCTGGATGGGTTGCCTGATTTTTCGGATGCACGCGTTGTTATGGACGCGTTAACGCTTGGACTTGATGATGATGCCTACGCCGGTCTGCGCTTACTACACGACGGTCCAGAATCCGGACGGTCTGTGAGCGGTGGCAACCGAGGCAGTGAGGTCCGGTGGGCGCCAACTCCATTGGGATTGGCATACGGGGCAGTAGTCGCAGCACTACTTCAGCTTTGGCTCGGCGATGTTTCCAGAGCGGCCGCCGAACTGAGACGAGCAGCAGTTTCGGTGCCCGTGGGTCTGCCTTTCTTTGGCCTGGGCGTCATTGTAGCCCGCCGCCTTGACGTGCTGACAACAGGCGAGGTGGGTACCTTGGCGCACGCCATGGAAGCAAGCTATCCAGCCGCCAGCTCAGCATTCATCCGCACCGGAGACCTCATGGACAGGACGTTGAGCGCTTACCTGGATGGCCGGGTCGAAGAGGCCTCCACGTTGGGCAGGCTGGCAGCGCAGCGGGCGTTGCGGGGCGCAGCGTCGCCACTGTATGTCCCCGGCTTTGATGAGATGGCACCGCGGGGAAGTGCCACCGCTGATGAGCAGGGGCAAACGCACAATGGTGGAGTTGCCCCCGGACCACGAATGCCGTCAGGGCACCGTCGAGCAAGCTCCGCCCGCGTGGCCCTTTGTTCCACCGATAACTCCCGGTTTGCCAAGGATTATGAGTATGCCGAGGGTGTTAGCGTGATGTTGCGCTCGCATTACGAACGAGCCCGCACCGAGTTCGTTATTGGTCGGGCATGCCTGTTGCACAGCACTGTTGCCATGGCCCGGGAACATCTTGTTGTGGCCGCTGACCTCTTCCGGGAAGTGGGTGCCATGGCGTGGCTGCGTTGCGTGGAAAATACGCTAAGCAGTCTGCCACCGCCTGATGGTCACCTCGCTGCCCGTGTAATGGGGCCGGGGGTAGCTACTGAAAAGGAAACCAGTGATGAGGACGCTGGGCCGCGGAAAGCGATGAGCTCCACGACGGCGCAGGATCAGCTCCATAGGCGGCCGGGGAACTTTGCGGCACCCGCCAAAGCCTTGAAAGAGTACGACGACGGTCCTCTGCAACGCTGTCGGCAAGAGTGGGGCGAGGTGTTGACTGAGCGGGAGCTTGAGGTGGCCATGCTCGTTGTTGACGGTGCCCCAAACCGGCAGGTAGCGGCACAGCTACATGTTTCTGTGCGCACGGTAGAGGTCCACTTGGGCCATGTGTTCACCAAACTCGATGTGCGTTCACGGGTGGAGTTAAGCGTGTTGGCGCACCGCATGGGTAGCGAATGGCACCAGGTCGATACGTAG
- a CDS encoding glycosyl hydrolase family 18 protein — translation MQTPTLPGWRHRSAAIVTGFALVASIGITTQMAHAAPSQTSTTKACAPAWAPSSVYTGSTVVSHQNVNYSAKWWTQNNVPGADPWGPWTSQGACGAGTDPTPTPTATSTSTPTAVPTATPTATPTATPTPTTPPTDAPGTPWTSNPDEKCRPDGLYQTPGVDVPYCSVYDETGRELLPNGLEQRVIGYFTSWRTGENGAPRYLASDIPWKKLSHINYAFAHIDGNNKVSVGAEAPGNAATDLTWPGVAGAELDPSLPYKGHLNLLKKFKKENPGVKTLVSVGGWAETGGYFAADGTRVGDGGFYTLTESQAKIDTFSDSAVEFIRKYGFSGVDIDYEYATSNSKAGNPDDFAISEPRRAVLFENYMKLMKTLREKLDKASVADGTYYQLTVAAPASGWLLRGMEAHQVVKYLDFVNMMSYDLHGAWNNYVGGNAALFDDGKDPELAAGGVYNAYKGVGYLNSDWAYHYFRGAMPAGRINLGVPFYTRGWTNVKGGTNGLYGSSVLADQNKCAPGTGPKAGGNSKCGDGAGGIDNLWHDSDPMGGELAAGANPIWHVLNLQKGVVGDYAASYGSPTGALKGTYTRHFDNVTKNEWWWNDTTKTFLTGDADQAIQAKADYVADKGLGGVMIWELAGDYEYNASKGQYEMGSTLVDKIHSTLSNSKPYGATKANVKMPTKAIDLGVELKNFALGDNNYPINPEVHFTNNSKTAIPAGATITFDSATSDTGEMKEQSGWSITKVFSDHSGNNVGGLKGDFHTYTIKVPSGGIAAGATVSTKLAWTLPTAMISNFRVSIGSETYAILADYPRGVSVVEPSAGTGGGNGAGPVESCNGAGAWSAAAVYTGGDVVSHGGSSYKAKWWNQGEVPGSGAANAWGSPILCGK, via the coding sequence ATGCAGACACCAACATTGCCGGGATGGCGGCATCGTAGTGCCGCCATCGTGACGGGGTTCGCCCTTGTTGCCTCGATCGGCATAACGACGCAGATGGCTCACGCCGCACCGTCTCAAACATCGACAACAAAGGCGTGCGCCCCCGCTTGGGCTCCGTCCAGCGTTTATACGGGGAGCACGGTTGTTTCCCATCAGAACGTGAACTACTCCGCCAAGTGGTGGACTCAAAACAACGTGCCGGGCGCTGATCCATGGGGGCCGTGGACCAGTCAAGGGGCATGCGGGGCGGGGACGGATCCGACGCCGACTCCCACTGCCACCTCAACCTCCACTCCCACTGCGGTTCCGACCGCAACACCAACCGCAACCCCAACGGCTACCCCAACCCCGACAACGCCGCCCACTGACGCTCCTGGAACTCCATGGACGTCTAACCCGGATGAGAAATGCCGGCCCGACGGCCTGTACCAGACCCCCGGTGTTGATGTTCCCTATTGCTCCGTATATGACGAAACGGGCAGGGAACTTCTTCCTAATGGTCTGGAACAGCGCGTGATCGGCTATTTCACCAGCTGGCGCACCGGTGAGAACGGCGCCCCGCGCTACCTCGCCAGTGATATCCCGTGGAAGAAACTCAGCCACATCAACTACGCTTTTGCGCACATTGACGGCAACAATAAAGTTTCCGTCGGTGCAGAGGCGCCCGGTAATGCGGCCACTGACCTGACCTGGCCCGGCGTTGCTGGGGCCGAGCTGGACCCATCGTTGCCCTACAAGGGGCACTTGAACCTGCTGAAGAAGTTCAAGAAGGAAAACCCTGGAGTGAAGACTCTTGTTTCGGTTGGTGGTTGGGCGGAGACCGGTGGTTACTTCGCTGCTGATGGCACTCGTGTGGGGGATGGCGGCTTCTATACGTTGACAGAATCCCAGGCCAAGATCGATACCTTCTCCGATTCAGCCGTGGAATTTATCCGTAAGTATGGCTTTAGCGGTGTTGATATCGATTACGAATATGCCACCAGCAACTCTAAGGCGGGTAACCCGGATGACTTCGCCATCTCTGAGCCTCGCCGTGCCGTGCTCTTTGAGAACTACATGAAACTGATGAAGACCCTGCGCGAAAAACTGGACAAAGCCAGTGTTGCTGATGGCACGTACTACCAGCTCACAGTTGCCGCTCCAGCATCGGGCTGGCTACTGCGTGGCATGGAAGCGCATCAGGTGGTCAAATACCTGGACTTCGTTAACATGATGAGCTATGACTTGCACGGTGCATGGAATAACTACGTAGGCGGCAACGCAGCGCTCTTCGACGATGGAAAGGACCCGGAACTCGCAGCTGGAGGCGTGTACAACGCCTACAAGGGGGTTGGCTACTTGAACTCTGACTGGGCGTACCACTACTTCCGTGGCGCAATGCCGGCCGGTCGCATCAACCTGGGCGTACCGTTCTACACTCGCGGCTGGACAAACGTAAAGGGCGGAACCAATGGCCTTTACGGTAGCTCCGTGCTGGCCGACCAGAACAAGTGTGCTCCCGGAACCGGCCCTAAAGCCGGTGGAAACTCCAAATGTGGTGACGGTGCCGGCGGCATCGACAACCTGTGGCATGACAGCGACCCAATGGGCGGCGAATTGGCCGCAGGGGCTAACCCAATATGGCATGTGCTGAACCTGCAAAAGGGTGTTGTAGGCGACTACGCTGCTTCATATGGTTCACCAACGGGTGCGCTTAAGGGCACCTATACACGCCATTTTGATAACGTCACCAAAAACGAGTGGTGGTGGAATGACACCACCAAGACGTTCCTTACCGGAGACGCCGACCAAGCCATCCAAGCCAAGGCCGACTATGTGGCAGACAAAGGTCTTGGCGGGGTCATGATTTGGGAGCTTGCAGGCGACTACGAGTACAACGCCAGCAAAGGCCAGTACGAGATGGGGTCCACGCTCGTGGACAAGATCCACTCCACCTTGTCAAATTCCAAGCCCTACGGCGCAACCAAGGCAAACGTGAAGATGCCCACCAAGGCCATTGATCTTGGTGTTGAACTGAAAAACTTCGCCTTGGGTGACAATAATTACCCCATCAACCCGGAAGTGCACTTCACAAACAACTCCAAAACCGCCATACCGGCCGGTGCAACAATCACGTTCGACAGTGCAACAAGCGACACCGGTGAGATGAAAGAACAAAGTGGGTGGTCCATCACCAAGGTATTCAGCGACCACTCCGGCAACAATGTTGGAGGGCTCAAAGGCGATTTCCACACCTACACGATCAAGGTGCCATCCGGAGGTATTGCGGCTGGCGCAACTGTCAGCACCAAGCTGGCATGGACGCTGCCCACTGCAATGATCTCCAACTTCCGGGTCAGCATTGGTTCGGAAACGTACGCCATCTTGGCTGACTACCCTCGTGGCGTCAGTGTTGTGGAGCCTTCCGCAGGCACCGGCGGCGGTAACGGCGCGGGACCAGTTGAAAGCTGCAACGGAGCCGGTGCCTGGTCCGCTGCGGCCGTTTACACCGGCGGGGACGTTGTTAGCCACGGCGGTTCCAGTTACAAGGCCAAGTGGTGGAACCAGGGCGAAGTCCCGGGTTCCGGTGCGGCCAACGCCTGGGGTTCTCCTATCCTGTGCGGTAAGTGA
- a CDS encoding glycosyl hydrolase family 18 protein, whose translation MSEKINRRKRLTKVWAAVAAGTMVAGLAGGVGALGANAAPVDTGADAPLTSTVNGYRNVGYFAQWGVYGRAFQAKQLDVSGTAKDLTHINYSFGNINNQSLTCFMANKAQGTGPNGSDGAGDAWADFGMGYAADKSVSGKADTWDQPLAGSFNQLKQLKAKNPKLKVMISLGGWTWSKNFSKAAATEQSRQKLVSSCIDLYIKGNLPNFEGRGGPGAAAGIFDGIDIDWEWPGTNSGLEGNGVDTVNDRANFKALLAEFRKQLDAYGTTNGKKYVLSAFLPANPEDIDAGGWNDPANFKSLDFGNIQGYDLHGAWNPTLTGHQANLYDDPADPREPNKKFSADKAVKKYLEAGIDPKQLGLGLAAYGRGWTGATSVAPWGPATDGAPGTYEKANEDYDKLKTLGTDHYDAATGSAWRYDGTQWWSYDNIATTKQKTDYIVSKGLGGGMWWELSGDRNGELIGAMSDKFRAAAPGPVTETAPPGTTGPTPTPSATPTPSPTDPPVPGECTATPWSASAVYNGGEKVSHKGVEYKAKWWTQGGVPGADGAWQKVANCAGVPTDPTPTPTPTPTTAPTVAPTTPPANSNCGEVWNATATYVGGTKVSLDGSSYKAKWWTVGEKPGTSQWGAWENVGACK comes from the coding sequence ATGTCAGAAAAAATCAATCGGCGCAAGCGCCTCACGAAGGTGTGGGCTGCTGTGGCTGCGGGCACCATGGTTGCTGGATTGGCAGGTGGTGTGGGTGCCCTCGGGGCAAATGCCGCACCTGTCGACACAGGTGCAGATGCTCCGCTCACCTCAACTGTCAACGGTTACCGCAATGTTGGATATTTTGCGCAGTGGGGGGTGTACGGGCGTGCGTTCCAAGCAAAGCAGCTCGACGTTTCCGGAACTGCGAAAGATCTCACCCACATCAACTACTCCTTCGGTAACATCAACAACCAGTCATTGACCTGTTTCATGGCAAATAAGGCGCAGGGGACTGGTCCCAACGGTTCCGACGGTGCAGGCGATGCTTGGGCCGACTTTGGTATGGGCTACGCGGCAGATAAGTCTGTCTCTGGCAAGGCCGATACCTGGGACCAGCCGTTGGCAGGTTCTTTCAATCAGCTCAAACAGCTCAAAGCCAAGAACCCGAAGCTGAAGGTCATGATCTCCCTGGGTGGCTGGACCTGGTCCAAGAACTTCTCGAAGGCAGCAGCCACCGAGCAGTCCCGCCAGAAACTGGTCTCTAGCTGTATTGATCTGTACATCAAGGGCAACCTGCCAAACTTCGAAGGACGTGGCGGCCCTGGTGCGGCTGCGGGGATCTTTGATGGCATTGATATTGACTGGGAATGGCCGGGTACCAACTCCGGTCTAGAAGGCAACGGTGTAGACACAGTCAATGACCGTGCAAACTTCAAGGCCCTGCTGGCCGAGTTCCGTAAGCAACTCGACGCGTACGGCACCACAAATGGCAAGAAGTATGTCCTGAGTGCCTTCCTGCCGGCCAACCCCGAGGACATTGATGCAGGCGGCTGGAATGATCCGGCCAACTTCAAGTCCTTGGACTTTGGCAATATCCAGGGCTATGACCTGCATGGTGCGTGGAACCCCACGCTCACCGGTCACCAGGCCAACCTCTACGACGACCCCGCGGATCCTCGTGAGCCGAACAAAAAATTCAGTGCCGACAAGGCAGTGAAGAAGTACCTTGAAGCTGGCATTGATCCCAAGCAGCTGGGCCTGGGCTTGGCAGCGTACGGCCGCGGCTGGACCGGGGCCACGAGCGTTGCCCCATGGGGTCCGGCCACCGATGGCGCTCCGGGCACGTACGAAAAGGCAAATGAGGATTACGACAAGCTAAAGACACTTGGTACGGATCACTACGACGCCGCAACCGGCTCTGCATGGCGCTATGACGGCACACAGTGGTGGAGCTATGACAACATTGCCACCACTAAACAAAAAACTGACTACATTGTCAGTAAGGGTCTTGGTGGCGGAATGTGGTGGGAGCTCTCAGGTGACCGCAATGGTGAACTGATTGGCGCCATGTCTGATAAGTTCCGGGCAGCAGCACCGGGGCCGGTCACCGAGACGGCCCCTCCAGGCACCACCGGTCCCACGCCCACTCCTAGCGCAACGCCTACTCCGAGTCCCACTGATCCTCCCGTTCCGGGGGAATGTACAGCAACGCCTTGGTCCGCATCCGCTGTGTATAACGGTGGTGAGAAGGTCAGCCATAAGGGAGTTGAGTACAAAGCCAAGTGGTGGACACAAGGTGGTGTACCGGGTGCCGACGGTGCGTGGCAGAAGGTAGCCAATTGCGCAGGAGTTCCCACAGACCCGACGCCTACGCCGACACCCACCCCGACCACCGCTCCGACGGTTGCCCCCACAACACCGCCAGCCAATTCGAACTGTGGCGAGGTGTGGAACGCAACTGCGACCTATGTTGGCGGTACCAAGGTTTCCCTTGACGGCTCCAGCTACAAGGCGAAGTGGTGGACGGTTGGTGAGAAGCCCGGTACTTCACAGTGGGGTGCCTGGGAAAATGTAGGGGCCTGTAAATAA
- a CDS encoding sterol carrier family protein produces the protein MSARRRIDILEGQAALSAWLNGESSRPVTAMAVRYTLEELAARAPGNSVEVRVPPFGVTQCIAGPRHTRGTPPNVVECDAGTWLALVSGGTSWADAVGRGLVAASGLRADLSAELPF, from the coding sequence ATGAGTGCACGGCGTCGCATAGACATTCTCGAGGGCCAGGCGGCACTGTCAGCCTGGCTCAACGGGGAGAGTTCGCGCCCCGTCACGGCCATGGCAGTGCGCTACACCCTAGAGGAATTGGCCGCTCGCGCGCCGGGCAACTCGGTCGAGGTGCGGGTACCTCCCTTTGGTGTCACCCAATGCATCGCCGGGCCCAGGCACACCCGTGGCACCCCGCCAAATGTGGTGGAGTGCGACGCCGGAACCTGGCTGGCGCTGGTGAGCGGCGGAACCAGCTGGGCTGACGCCGTCGGCCGCGGACTGGTGGCAGCCTCAGGCTTGCGTGCGGACTTATCTGCAGAACTACCCTTTTAG
- a CDS encoding asparaginase produces the protein MIHTFRAHDAVELAVLERSGFVESAHVGSAVVVAADGSVVTALGNIAAPIYPRSATKPFQALAAMQAGVPLRGVQVAIAAGSHTGSLDHMDVVSGMLKNAGLSENHLRCPSDWPSDGAARAWMVRTDRAKSKLAMNCSGKHAAFLWACVENGWDLSGYLEPNHPMQRAVRTVLEEYTQEPVLHTGVDGCGAPVMAVTLTGLARAFSTLAKAPSDKNANARAATIATSMLDYPWAVQGHGKPNTVVMEDLGILAKLGAEGVLAMATPTGASVAVKILDGNGRAATLVGLTLLAATGAIDIPAAATVLAKVVPPVMGGDGPAGSLRLGQAVLALLD, from the coding sequence ATGATCCATACCTTCAGGGCGCACGACGCCGTTGAACTCGCCGTCCTGGAACGCAGTGGTTTTGTTGAATCTGCTCACGTTGGCTCCGCCGTTGTTGTAGCAGCAGACGGTTCGGTTGTAACGGCGCTAGGCAATATTGCAGCTCCCATCTATCCGCGCTCGGCCACCAAACCATTTCAAGCTCTTGCCGCGATGCAGGCAGGAGTGCCGCTGCGAGGTGTCCAGGTGGCTATCGCAGCCGGCAGCCACACCGGCTCCCTTGATCACATGGATGTGGTGTCCGGGATGCTCAAGAACGCCGGACTCAGCGAAAACCATTTGCGCTGCCCCTCAGACTGGCCCTCTGACGGAGCCGCCCGAGCCTGGATGGTGCGTACGGATCGGGCCAAGTCCAAGCTGGCCATGAACTGCTCAGGTAAACACGCAGCTTTTCTTTGGGCCTGTGTTGAAAACGGGTGGGACCTTTCCGGATACTTGGAACCCAACCACCCAATGCAGAGGGCCGTGCGAACAGTTCTGGAGGAATATACCCAAGAACCAGTGCTCCACACAGGCGTTGACGGTTGCGGGGCACCCGTCATGGCGGTGACGCTCACAGGTTTGGCCCGCGCCTTCAGCACACTTGCGAAGGCGCCATCGGATAAAAATGCCAATGCTCGCGCCGCCACGATCGCCACCTCAATGCTTGATTATCCATGGGCAGTGCAAGGTCATGGCAAGCCCAATACCGTGGTTATGGAAGATCTGGGTATTCTGGCCAAACTGGGTGCCGAGGGCGTTCTGGCCATGGCCACACCCACAGGTGCCAGCGTGGCAGTAAAAATTCTTGACGGCAATGGCCGGGCCGCAACTCTTGTAGGGCTGACATTGCTGGCGGCAACAGGTGCCATCGACATCCCTGCTGCGGCTACCGTCCTGGCAAAAGTTGTCCCTCCCGTCATGGGTGGAGACGGCCCGGCCGGGAGCCTGCGCTTGGGTCAAGCAGTCTTGGCCCTTCTGGATTAA